From Microbacterium sp. LWH11-1.2, one genomic window encodes:
- a CDS encoding glycoside hydrolase family 3 N-terminal domain-containing protein, with product MTSPTLTTTLPYRDPALPIPERVADLLDRMTLEEKIGQMLQLDARDDLDDHILRRRAGSILHTSPERILRANELTAETRLRIPLLVAEDCIHGHSFWPGATIYPTQLGMAASWDAGLLERVARATAEEVAVTGIHWTFSPVLCISRDLRWGRVSETFGEDPFLIGELASAMVRGYQGDGLDDPTAILATAKHFAGYSETQGGRDASEADISRRKLRSWFLPPFERVAREGCRSFMLGYQTMDGVPITTNEWLLSDVLRGEWGYTGTLITDWDNVGRMVWEQRIQPDIAHAAAAAVRAGNDMIMTTPGFFEGALDAVAQGLLAEDAFDAAAARILTLKFELGLFEDPRLPGAELDAVVGSAAHAELNLETARRSIVLLENDGVLPLDATASLRVAVVGPLADDAQTQLGDWAGGSGQAGWLDGQPRDMIATVRDGLEGIDGWNVSYARGADILTLEEDPQGAFFPDHQPRPPVVKPCAPDEALIAEAVAAASASDVVVAVVGDRIELVGEGRSTATLELIGGQNALLDAVIATGKPVVVVLLASKPLVLPASVQQAAAVIWAANPGMQGGRALAEIISGAVEPSGRLPISFARHVGQQPTYYNQIRGQHGDRYADLTQSPAWAFGEGRSYTTVEYSDLALESPALAVDDTIVGHITVTNTGERPVRETVQVYVRDAVTSVSWTDKELKTYRQVDIEPGESVRVRLELPVADCTIVDAAGIRVVEPGAFELLVGPSSRDEVLLTAGFEVA from the coding sequence ATGACCTCTCCCACGCTGACGACCACCCTCCCGTACCGCGACCCCGCACTGCCGATCCCCGAGCGCGTCGCCGATCTCCTCGACCGGATGACGCTGGAGGAGAAGATCGGGCAGATGCTGCAGCTCGACGCACGCGACGATCTCGACGACCACATCCTGCGCCGACGGGCAGGGTCCATCCTGCACACCTCGCCGGAGCGCATCCTGCGGGCGAACGAGCTGACCGCCGAGACCCGCTTGCGGATCCCGCTGCTCGTCGCCGAGGACTGCATCCACGGCCACTCGTTCTGGCCCGGTGCGACGATCTATCCCACGCAGCTCGGCATGGCGGCGTCGTGGGATGCCGGTCTGCTCGAGCGCGTCGCCCGCGCCACGGCGGAGGAGGTCGCCGTCACCGGCATCCACTGGACGTTCTCGCCGGTGCTCTGCATCTCGCGCGATCTGCGCTGGGGGCGGGTGAGCGAGACCTTCGGCGAGGACCCGTTCCTCATCGGCGAGCTCGCCAGTGCCATGGTGCGCGGCTATCAGGGCGACGGTCTCGACGATCCCACCGCGATCCTCGCGACGGCCAAGCACTTCGCCGGCTACTCCGAGACGCAGGGCGGGCGGGACGCGAGCGAGGCGGACATCTCCCGACGGAAGCTCCGGTCCTGGTTCCTCCCGCCGTTCGAGCGGGTCGCCCGTGAGGGCTGCCGGTCGTTCATGCTCGGGTACCAGACCATGGACGGGGTGCCGATCACGACCAACGAGTGGCTGCTCAGCGATGTGCTGCGCGGCGAGTGGGGCTACACCGGGACGCTCATCACCGACTGGGACAACGTCGGGCGGATGGTCTGGGAGCAGCGCATCCAGCCCGACATCGCGCACGCCGCCGCGGCGGCGGTGCGGGCCGGGAACGACATGATCATGACGACACCCGGATTCTTCGAGGGTGCTCTGGATGCCGTGGCGCAGGGGCTTCTCGCGGAGGACGCCTTCGACGCCGCGGCCGCGCGGATCCTCACGCTGAAGTTCGAGCTGGGGCTCTTCGAGGACCCGCGGCTCCCGGGAGCGGAACTGGATGCCGTCGTCGGCAGCGCTGCGCACGCGGAGCTGAATCTCGAGACGGCCCGCCGCTCGATCGTGCTGCTCGAGAACGACGGCGTGCTGCCGCTCGACGCCACCGCTTCGCTCCGGGTCGCGGTCGTCGGCCCGCTCGCCGACGACGCGCAGACGCAGCTCGGCGACTGGGCGGGAGGGTCGGGACAGGCCGGCTGGCTCGACGGGCAGCCGCGCGACATGATCGCGACCGTCCGCGACGGACTGGAGGGCATCGACGGCTGGAACGTCTCCTACGCCCGCGGCGCCGACATCCTCACCCTGGAGGAGGACCCGCAGGGCGCGTTCTTCCCGGACCACCAGCCGCGACCGCCGGTGGTGAAGCCGTGCGCGCCGGATGAGGCTCTGATCGCTGAGGCCGTCGCGGCGGCATCCGCGTCCGATGTGGTCGTCGCCGTCGTGGGCGACCGCATCGAGCTCGTCGGCGAAGGGCGATCGACCGCGACGCTCGAGCTCATCGGCGGGCAGAACGCCCTGCTCGACGCGGTGATCGCGACGGGCAAGCCCGTGGTCGTGGTGCTTCTCGCGTCGAAGCCGCTCGTGCTGCCGGCATCCGTGCAGCAGGCGGCCGCCGTGATCTGGGCGGCGAACCCGGGGATGCAGGGCGGGCGCGCGCTCGCCGAGATCATCTCCGGAGCCGTCGAGCCCTCGGGACGCCTGCCGATCTCGTTCGCGCGGCATGTGGGCCAGCAGCCGACCTACTACAACCAGATCCGCGGCCAGCACGGCGACCGCTACGCCGACCTCACCCAGTCGCCCGCGTGGGCGTTCGGGGAAGGGCGGTCGTACACGACGGTCGAGTACTCCGACCTCGCGCTCGAGTCGCCAGCGCTGGCGGTGGACGACACGATCGTCGGGCACATCACCGTGACGAACACGGGGGAGCGTCCGGTGCGCGAGACCGTGCAGGTGTACGTGCGGGATGCCGTGACCAGCGTGAGCTGGACCGACAAGGAGCTCAAGACCTACCGCCAGGTCGACATCGAGCCGGGCGAGTCGGTGCGGGTGCGGCTGGAGCTGCCGGTCGCCGACTGCACGATCGTGGATGCCGCCGGCATCCGCGTCGTCGAGCCGGGGGCGTTCGAGCTGCTGGTGGGACCGTCGTCGCGGGACGAGGTGCTGCTGACCGCCGGGTTCGAGGTGGCCTGA
- a CDS encoding ABC transporter permease, protein MTVPTTAGTTAPDGSPVVSGMPETATLRAPASVPPEQRTFRSQLAQAFAMFRNRKSIAGLIILGVFVLVAILADWIAPYGATEKDRSALRQPPSFEHWLGTTHMGEDVLSQIIFGTRGVIVVGFLSAAIATVIAITIGVISGYVRGWKSESLSALTNVFLVIPGIPLIIIIASQFENPPLIVIAAVLGLTGWAWGARVLRAQTMSLRNRDFIQAARANGEPLRRIITVEMLPNLMALIASSFVGTVTAAILGLTTLAFIGVIPVSNLNWGTILFWAQQNGAFPRLWWWYVPAGLCIAIIGVALSLINFGIDEYVNPRLRSAGERARAMKKKGLNVNDAVTAVRSIPTSPKTASSPNTTNMTKTQNTK, encoded by the coding sequence ATGACCGTTCCCACCACCGCCGGAACCACCGCCCCTGACGGATCGCCGGTCGTCTCGGGGATGCCGGAGACAGCGACCCTGCGTGCGCCGGCATCCGTCCCTCCGGAGCAGCGCACCTTCCGCTCGCAGCTCGCGCAGGCGTTCGCGATGTTCCGCAACCGCAAGTCGATCGCCGGGCTCATCATCCTCGGCGTGTTCGTCCTCGTCGCGATCCTCGCCGACTGGATCGCCCCCTACGGCGCGACCGAGAAGGACCGCTCGGCGCTGCGGCAGCCGCCGTCGTTCGAGCACTGGCTCGGCACCACCCACATGGGCGAGGACGTGCTCAGCCAGATCATCTTCGGCACCCGCGGCGTGATCGTCGTCGGCTTCCTCTCCGCCGCCATCGCCACGGTCATCGCGATCACGATCGGGGTCATCTCCGGCTACGTGCGCGGCTGGAAGAGCGAGTCTCTCTCGGCGCTGACCAACGTGTTCCTGGTGATCCCCGGCATCCCGCTGATCATCATCATCGCGTCGCAGTTCGAGAACCCGCCGCTGATCGTGATCGCCGCCGTCCTCGGCCTGACCGGATGGGCGTGGGGCGCGAGAGTGCTGCGCGCGCAGACGATGTCGCTGCGCAATCGCGACTTCATCCAGGCGGCGCGCGCGAACGGCGAGCCCCTGCGCCGCATCATCACCGTCGAGATGCTGCCGAACCTCATGGCGCTCATCGCGTCGAGCTTCGTCGGAACCGTGACCGCTGCGATCCTGGGCCTCACCACGCTCGCCTTCATCGGCGTGATCCCGGTGAGCAACCTGAACTGGGGCACGATCCTGTTCTGGGCCCAGCAGAACGGCGCGTTCCCCCGGCTGTGGTGGTGGTACGTTCCCGCAGGTCTCTGCATCGCCATCATCGGCGTCGCGCTCTCGCTCATCAACTTCGGGATCGACGAGTACGTCAACCCGCGCCTGCGCTCGGCCGGCGAGCGGGCCAGGGCCATGAAGAAGAAGGGCCTGAACGTGAACGACGCGGTCACCGCCGTGCGCAGCATCCCGACCTCCCCGAAGACCGCGTCGTCTCCGAACACGACGAACATGACGAAGACACAGAACACGAAGTGA
- a CDS encoding ABC transporter permease yields MSTAFPQLDDDDLVAKDALEVGTTATTAERTRRPVPWRFFAGRAVFYLFTLWAALTINFFLPRFMKGDAVSSYLARNRNVSPEAADSLRILLGIDTDKSIWQQYLEYWGMLFRGDLGISTLHGLRPVGEVLSAALPWTLGLVGLATIISFAIGTIGGAIVGWRRGSRLDALIPITTFFNTIPYFWLGLIAIAIFSSTLKWFPSSHAYDKGQSPEWSLDFIGQVIMHGTLPALTIIIASLGGWMLGMRNMMLTVLDEDYITVAQAKGMPNRRVLWAYAARNAVLPQIQSFALSIGFIVGGTIVMEMVFSYPGVGKLLLDATNAKDYALMQGVFLVITLSVLVANILADVVYAYLDPRTRQTEA; encoded by the coding sequence GTGAGCACGGCATTCCCCCAGCTCGACGACGACGATCTCGTCGCGAAGGACGCCCTCGAGGTCGGCACGACGGCGACGACCGCCGAGCGCACCCGCCGACCGGTGCCCTGGCGGTTCTTCGCCGGGCGCGCCGTCTTCTACCTCTTCACCCTCTGGGCGGCGCTCACGATCAACTTCTTCCTGCCGCGCTTCATGAAGGGCGACGCGGTGAGCTCGTACCTCGCGCGCAACCGCAACGTGAGCCCGGAGGCCGCCGACTCGCTCCGCATCCTGCTCGGCATCGACACCGACAAGTCGATCTGGCAGCAGTACCTCGAGTACTGGGGCATGCTGTTCCGCGGCGATCTGGGCATCTCGACCCTGCACGGTCTGCGCCCGGTCGGCGAGGTGCTGTCGGCGGCGCTGCCGTGGACGCTCGGCCTGGTCGGACTCGCCACGATCATCTCGTTCGCGATCGGCACGATCGGCGGTGCCATCGTCGGCTGGCGGCGCGGCAGCAGGCTCGACGCGCTGATCCCCATCACCACGTTCTTCAACACCATCCCGTACTTCTGGCTCGGCCTCATCGCGATCGCGATCTTCTCCTCGACGCTGAAGTGGTTCCCCTCCTCGCACGCCTACGACAAGGGGCAGTCGCCGGAGTGGAGCCTCGACTTCATCGGCCAGGTGATCATGCACGGAACCCTCCCGGCGCTGACCATCATCATCGCCTCGCTGGGCGGATGGATGCTCGGCATGCGCAACATGATGCTGACCGTGCTCGACGAGGACTACATCACCGTCGCGCAGGCGAAGGGCATGCCGAACCGCCGCGTGCTGTGGGCCTACGCCGCCCGCAACGCCGTGCTGCCGCAGATCCAGAGCTTCGCCCTCTCGATCGGCTTCATCGTCGGTGGCACGATCGTGATGGAGATGGTCTTCAGCTACCCCGGTGTCGGCAAGCTGCTGCTCGACGCCACCAACGCCAAGGACTATGCGCTCATGCAGGGCGTGTTCCTCGTGATCACGCTCTCGGTGCTCGTCGCGAACATCCTCGCCGATGTCGTGTACGCCTACCTCGACCCGCGCACTCGTCAGACGGAGGCCTGA
- a CDS encoding ATP-binding cassette domain-containing protein: MTTLEFRGVTKSYNVRGAGRIKALDDVSFTLTSGRTIGLVGQSGSGKSTIAKILTQLETPTSGEVLLDGQPIPRRGRGLRRYRQQLRMVFQDPFASLNPYHSIRYHLERPIRLDAVVPKKDTDAEVRRLLARVRLDADAVIDRRPHELSGGQRQRVAIARALASRPSLLVADEPVSMLDVSIRLGVLTLLADLQREEGLGVLYITHDLATARHFSDEIMVLNQGRVVEYGTADDVILNPQNPYTRELRAASPDPEKHFASAASTGGAL, encoded by the coding sequence ATGACCACGCTCGAGTTCCGCGGCGTCACGAAGAGCTACAACGTCCGCGGTGCCGGACGCATCAAGGCGCTCGACGACGTCAGCTTCACGCTGACCTCGGGGCGGACGATCGGCCTCGTCGGCCAGTCCGGCAGCGGCAAGTCGACCATCGCGAAGATCCTCACGCAGCTCGAGACGCCCACCAGCGGCGAGGTGCTGCTCGACGGGCAGCCGATCCCGCGTCGTGGCAGGGGATTGCGGCGCTACCGGCAGCAGCTGCGCATGGTCTTCCAGGATCCCTTCGCCTCGCTCAACCCGTACCACTCGATCCGCTATCACCTCGAGCGGCCCATCAGACTCGACGCCGTCGTGCCGAAGAAGGACACCGACGCCGAGGTCCGTCGTCTGCTCGCCCGGGTGCGCCTCGATGCGGATGCCGTGATCGACCGCCGCCCGCACGAGCTCTCCGGCGGCCAGCGCCAGCGCGTCGCCATCGCCCGCGCGCTCGCCTCGCGCCCGTCGCTTCTCGTCGCCGACGAGCCGGTGTCGATGCTCGACGTCTCCATCCGTCTCGGCGTGCTGACCCTGCTCGCCGACCTGCAGCGCGAGGAGGGGCTCGGCGTGCTCTACATCACCCACGATCTCGCCACCGCCCGGCACTTCAGCGACGAGATCATGGTGCTCAACCAGGGGCGGGTCGTGGAGTACGGCACCGCCGACGACGTCATCCTCAACCCCCAGAATCCGTACACCCGCGAGCTGCGCGCGGCATCCCCCGACCCGGAGAAGCACTTCGCCTCGGCCGCATCGACCGGAGGTGCACTGTGA
- a CDS encoding ABC transporter ATP-binding protein: MSDPLLSVRDFSVVYDVDPPVEAVTDVTLELQRGEILGLAGESGCGKTTLAYGVQRLLRAPAVITGGDVIFHDVSGDDVDINALGADAMQRFRWDKVSMVFQGAMNALNPVDTIGSQLEDVFEIHRPGMNRRQRRAEAEELLEIVKVGRQRMRSFPHELSGGMRQRVMIAMALALRPQLMVMDEPTTALDVLVQREIIKQISQLRHEFGFSVIFITHDLPLLLEISDRIAIMREGRIIELASAEEIWLRPQHEYTRTLLSSFPRLTGERGVLVR; encoded by the coding sequence ATGTCAGACCCCCTCCTCTCCGTGCGCGACTTCTCGGTCGTGTACGACGTCGATCCTCCGGTCGAGGCGGTGACCGATGTCACCCTCGAACTGCAGCGCGGCGAGATCCTCGGACTCGCCGGCGAGAGCGGATGCGGCAAGACCACGCTCGCGTACGGCGTGCAGCGCCTGCTACGCGCGCCGGCCGTCATCACCGGCGGAGACGTCATCTTCCACGATGTCTCCGGCGACGACGTCGACATCAACGCCCTCGGCGCCGACGCGATGCAGCGCTTTCGCTGGGACAAGGTCTCGATGGTGTTCCAGGGGGCGATGAACGCCCTCAACCCGGTCGACACGATCGGCTCCCAGCTCGAGGACGTCTTCGAGATCCATCGCCCGGGGATGAACCGCCGCCAGCGCCGGGCCGAGGCCGAGGAGCTGCTCGAGATCGTGAAGGTCGGACGACAGCGCATGAGGTCGTTCCCGCACGAGCTCTCCGGCGGCATGCGCCAGCGCGTGATGATCGCCATGGCCCTCGCGCTGCGGCCCCAGCTCATGGTGATGGACGAGCCGACCACCGCGCTCGATGTGCTGGTGCAGCGCGAGATCATCAAGCAGATCTCCCAGCTGCGTCATGAGTTCGGCTTCTCGGTGATCTTCATCACCCACGACCTTCCCCTGCTCCTCGAGATCAGCGACCGGATCGCGATCATGCGCGAGGGGCGCATCATCGAGCTCGCGAGCGCCGAGGAGATCTGGCTGCGACCGCAGCACGAGTACACGAGGACCCTGCTGTCGTCGTTCCCCCGGCTGACCGGGGAGAGAGGGGTGCTGGTCCGATGA
- a CDS encoding ABC transporter substrate-binding protein: MKLRKSLIAVTAITALGISALAGCSAGGNDDAGSGDSASLTIAKPDGAITTESNNPFVGDSSASKYGYGKVIFETLGLVNQTGDREVTPWLAESIEWNDDYTAVTVVPRKDVTWSDGEPFTADDIVFTYELVSTPALDTAGLQFEGATVEGDAVTLTFGQSKFVNQARVLHVPIVPKHIWENLDDPATNPVKGDDLVGTGPYALSNWSTESVTLEARDDYWGGDLAVPELHYVSYGDNTALTTALAQGEADWAQAFIPQIEEQFLSADPEHNKFWAAPTTGSATLFMNLHQKPFDDPAFRQALAWVIDRDAYVDIAREGASEPVWSVTGLSSILEDEIQPEFQGKDYSVDAEKARGVLEAAGYTWSGDALIDPDGTPVSFTLSVPSGWSDWNTAQELIAEDVSESIGAEVKIDMPDWGGWQGPRDDGSFSAIIHWLEDSGTAYGLYTSTMDPRWISPDGIAGFNFGRFEDPAATEALNTYANAASDEERTAALDTMQKIFVEQVPAIPLGAHPLLGEFNTRNYVGWPSEEDPYASADPTQQNIVQILTKLKPAE, encoded by the coding sequence ATGAAGCTCAGGAAATCCCTGATCGCCGTCACGGCGATCACCGCCCTCGGAATCTCAGCCCTCGCGGGCTGCTCCGCCGGCGGAAACGACGACGCCGGCTCCGGCGATTCGGCCTCCCTCACCATCGCGAAGCCCGACGGCGCGATCACCACCGAGTCGAACAACCCGTTCGTCGGCGACTCGTCCGCCTCGAAGTACGGCTACGGCAAGGTCATCTTCGAGACGCTCGGCCTCGTCAACCAGACCGGCGACCGCGAGGTCACCCCGTGGCTGGCCGAGAGCATCGAATGGAACGACGACTACACCGCGGTCACCGTGGTCCCGCGCAAGGACGTCACCTGGAGCGATGGCGAGCCGTTCACCGCCGACGACATCGTCTTCACGTACGAGCTCGTCTCGACCCCGGCGCTCGACACCGCCGGCCTGCAGTTCGAGGGTGCGACGGTCGAGGGCGACGCCGTCACCCTGACCTTCGGCCAGTCGAAGTTCGTCAACCAGGCCCGCGTGCTGCACGTGCCGATCGTCCCCAAGCACATCTGGGAGAACCTCGACGATCCGGCAACGAACCCCGTCAAGGGCGACGACCTGGTCGGCACCGGCCCGTACGCGCTGTCGAACTGGTCGACCGAGTCGGTCACCCTCGAGGCGCGCGACGACTACTGGGGCGGCGACCTGGCCGTGCCCGAGCTGCACTACGTCTCGTACGGCGACAACACCGCGCTGACCACCGCGCTCGCCCAGGGCGAAGCGGACTGGGCGCAGGCGTTCATCCCGCAGATCGAGGAGCAGTTCCTCTCCGCCGACCCCGAGCACAACAAGTTCTGGGCCGCGCCGACGACCGGATCCGCGACGCTCTTCATGAACCTGCACCAGAAGCCGTTCGACGACCCCGCGTTCCGTCAGGCCCTCGCCTGGGTGATCGACCGCGACGCCTACGTCGACATCGCCCGCGAGGGTGCGAGCGAGCCGGTCTGGTCGGTCACCGGACTCTCCTCGATCCTCGAGGACGAGATCCAGCCCGAGTTCCAGGGCAAGGACTACTCGGTGGATGCCGAGAAGGCCCGCGGCGTGCTCGAAGCAGCCGGCTACACGTGGAGCGGCGACGCGCTCATCGATCCCGACGGCACGCCCGTCTCGTTCACGCTCTCGGTTCCCTCCGGATGGAGCGACTGGAACACCGCGCAGGAGCTGATCGCCGAAGACGTCTCCGAGTCCATCGGCGCCGAGGTGAAGATCGACATGCCCGACTGGGGCGGCTGGCAGGGCCCGCGCGACGACGGCTCGTTCTCGGCGATCATCCACTGGCTCGAGGACAGCGGCACCGCCTACGGTCTGTACACCTCGACGATGGACCCGCGCTGGATCTCGCCCGACGGCATCGCCGGCTTCAACTTCGGACGCTTCGAGGACCCGGCCGCGACGGAGGCGCTGAACACCTACGCGAACGCGGCATCCGATGAGGAGCGCACGGCGGCCCTCGACACCATGCAGAAGATCTTCGTCGAGCAGGTTCCGGCGATCCCGCTGGGTGCGCACCCGCTGCTCGGCGAGTTCAACACGCGGAACTACGTGGGCTGGCCGTCGGAGGAGGACCCGTACGCGTCGGCCGACCCGACGCAGCAGAACATCGTGCAGATCCTCACGAAGCTGAAGCCCGCCGAGTAA
- a CDS encoding TetR/AcrR family transcriptional regulator has translation MADEKSRVRPSTLAKREQILTAAVEIFGNKGSTNGTLADVAEQVGLTHAGVLHHFGSKQKLLLEVLSYRDQADVAALEKKHIPGGPELFLHLVRTAFANEKRPGIVQAYTVLSSESVTDDHPGREYFEERYTTLRREVTAAFHELCAQEGVDDPQSIAAASAGILAVMDGLQLQWLLHPGVIELGEASEFAIRAIVNGVLHPGPELGTYAREA, from the coding sequence GTGGCAGACGAGAAGTCGCGAGTGCGTCCGTCGACCCTCGCGAAGCGTGAGCAGATCCTCACCGCAGCGGTCGAGATCTTCGGCAACAAGGGGTCGACGAACGGCACGCTGGCGGACGTGGCCGAGCAGGTCGGCCTCACCCACGCCGGCGTGCTCCACCACTTCGGCTCCAAGCAGAAGCTGCTGCTCGAGGTGCTCTCCTACCGTGACCAGGCGGATGTGGCGGCACTCGAGAAGAAGCACATCCCCGGCGGGCCCGAGCTCTTCCTGCACCTCGTGCGCACGGCCTTCGCCAACGAGAAGCGCCCGGGCATCGTGCAGGCGTACACCGTGCTCTCCTCCGAGTCCGTCACCGACGACCACCCCGGGCGGGAGTACTTCGAGGAGCGGTACACGACGCTGCGCCGCGAGGTGACGGCGGCGTTCCACGAGCTCTGCGCCCAGGAGGGCGTGGACGACCCGCAGAGCATCGCCGCAGCATCCGCCGGCATCCTGGCCGTCATGGACGGGCTGCAGCTGCAGTGGCTCCTGCACCCCGGCGTCATCGAACTCGGAGAGGCGAGCGAGTTCGCGATCCGCGCGATCGTGAACGGCGTCCTGCATCCGGGACCGGAGCTGGGGACCTACGCCCGCGAGGCGTGA
- a CDS encoding SRPBCC family protein produces the protein MVTEASVDRTDPRRPVLLLTRHLPHSVERVWRSLIDSEEASRWFPCRVEIEPREGGVISFIFDGEAPEISHVSEFDPPHALAYEWSGEHLRWTVEADGDGCILRLSNTIVDPDSVPRTAAGWDTCLEDLRALLDGEAGAERSGVDEAKIAHYRAELA, from the coding sequence ATGGTCACTGAAGCGAGTGTCGACCGCACCGACCCGAGACGGCCGGTGCTGCTGCTCACCCGGCACCTGCCGCATTCGGTCGAGCGCGTCTGGAGATCGCTCATCGATTCGGAGGAGGCGAGTCGCTGGTTCCCCTGTCGAGTGGAGATCGAGCCGCGCGAAGGCGGCGTCATCTCCTTCATCTTCGATGGCGAAGCTCCCGAGATCTCTCACGTGAGCGAGTTCGATCCCCCGCATGCGCTCGCCTACGAATGGTCCGGCGAACATCTGCGCTGGACGGTCGAAGCCGATGGTGACGGGTGCATCCTGCGCCTGAGCAACACCATCGTCGACCCCGACTCTGTGCCGCGGACGGCGGCCGGCTGGGACACGTGTCTCGAGGATCTGCGGGCCCTGCTCGACGGCGAGGCGGGCGCGGAACGGTCGGGAGTCGACGAAGCCAAGATCGCCCACTATCGAGCCGAACTCGCGTAA
- a CDS encoding metalloregulator ArsR/SmtB family transcription factor → MTDVFALVAEPSRRRILDELSATDGLLVGDIVEATGLSQSNVSKHLGVLRQGNLVYGIPEGKARRYRIEPSALAPIEEWLAPYRRKWTDAIESLARHLDETPERTDHGH, encoded by the coding sequence ATGACCGATGTCTTCGCCCTCGTCGCCGAACCCTCTCGGCGACGCATCCTCGACGAACTCTCCGCGACTGACGGATTGCTCGTGGGGGACATCGTCGAGGCGACCGGGCTCTCGCAGTCGAACGTCTCGAAGCATCTGGGTGTCCTCCGGCAGGGAAACCTCGTCTACGGCATCCCGGAGGGCAAGGCCCGTCGGTATCGGATCGAACCGAGCGCGCTTGCGCCGATCGAAGAGTGGCTGGCGCCGTATCGGCGCAAGTGGACCGATGCGATCGAATCCCTCGCTCGCCACCTGGATGAGACCCCGGAAAGGACCGACCATGGTCACTGA
- a CDS encoding amidohydrolase has translation MTIDLEALYIDLHQHPELSFQETRTAGIAAAHLRDLGLEVEEGVGVTGVVGILQNGDGPVVWVRADMDALPVEEQTGRAYASTAKGVDPSGNTVPVMHACGHDMHVTAMIGAVEKLVAERADWSGTLVVLIQPAEEYGAGARAMLDDGLLDRYPKPDIVLGQHVTPLPAGIIGVRSGTQMAASDGLTVVLHGRGGHGSRPHSTIDPVVMAAATVMRLQTIASREIDPQGVGVVTVGSIHAGLKNNIIPAEATLELSLRYPNEQAREKVLASVERIVRAEALASGAEREPEIRTLHTLPATINDDDATARVTAALQRALGEESVIDPGMFTGSEDVSWFARDAGVPLVFWFWGGVDPARFAEAVEAGRLDKDIPTNHSPFFAPEIHPTIEVGVTALSSAAREFLG, from the coding sequence ATGACGATCGACCTCGAAGCGCTCTACATCGACCTGCACCAGCACCCCGAGCTCTCGTTCCAGGAGACGCGCACCGCCGGCATCGCCGCCGCCCACCTGCGCGATCTGGGTCTCGAGGTCGAAGAGGGCGTCGGAGTCACCGGAGTCGTCGGAATCCTTCAGAACGGTGACGGCCCGGTCGTGTGGGTGCGGGCGGACATGGATGCGCTGCCCGTCGAGGAGCAGACCGGGCGGGCATACGCGAGCACGGCGAAGGGCGTCGATCCCTCGGGCAACACCGTCCCGGTCATGCACGCGTGCGGGCACGACATGCACGTGACCGCGATGATCGGCGCGGTCGAGAAGCTGGTCGCCGAGCGGGCCGACTGGTCGGGCACGCTCGTGGTGCTGATCCAGCCGGCCGAGGAGTACGGCGCCGGCGCGCGGGCGATGCTCGACGACGGCCTCCTCGACCGCTACCCGAAGCCCGACATCGTGCTCGGACAGCACGTCACCCCGCTGCCCGCCGGGATCATCGGCGTGCGCAGCGGTACACAGATGGCGGCATCCGACGGTCTCACCGTGGTCCTGCACGGCCGGGGCGGGCACGGCTCGCGCCCGCACTCCACGATCGATCCGGTGGTCATGGCCGCCGCGACCGTCATGCGACTGCAGACCATCGCCTCCCGCGAGATCGACCCGCAGGGCGTGGGCGTCGTGACGGTCGGCTCGATCCACGCCGGCCTGAAGAACAACATCATCCCGGCCGAGGCGACGCTCGAGCTGAGCCTGCGCTACCCGAACGAGCAGGCCCGCGAGAAGGTGCTCGCGAGCGTCGAGCGCATCGTGCGCGCCGAGGCCCTCGCCTCCGGCGCGGAGCGCGAGCCCGAGATCCGCACGCTGCACACCCTGCCTGCCACCATCAACGACGACGATGCCACGGCGCGCGTGACCGCGGCCCTGCAGCGCGCACTGGGCGAGGAATCCGTCATCGATCCCGGCATGTTCACCGGCAGCGAGGACGTCTCGTGGTTCGCGCGGGACGCCGGTGTGCCGCTGGTCTTCTGGTTCTGGGGCGGCGTCGACCCCGCGCGCTTCGCCGAGGCCGTCGAGGCCGGCCGACTGGACAAGGACATCCCGACCAACCACTCGCCGTTCTTCGCCCCGGAGATCCACCCGACCATCGAGGTCGGCGTGACCGCGCTGTCGTCGGCGGCCCGCGAATTCCTCGGCTAG